The sequence TGAGCTCTCAGCCGCTTTACGGGTGGCAACGGCCTCAAGGAGAAGACGCGGGTTTCACCGCCAGTGTTTTGAGCATGTCAGCCTCGACTTTGGAAAGTGTCTGGCCGGTTTGTTCGGCGCGGCCCGCGGCCATGCCGGTGGCGTACGCAGTGGCCGCCGACGTGCCGCTGACATAAAACGCCTGTCCGTTGAAGTAAACGATGCTGGAGCCGGGCGCGACGATATCGACGAAGCTGCCTCGGTTGGCGTAGCTGGCGATCTGGCCCTTGCGATCTCCCGCCGTCACGGCGACGACTTCCGGATACGCGGCCGGGTAGGTCGGCGTGGTGACGGGACTGTTGCCAGCGGCGGCAAAGAAGAGCACGCCTTGCTGAGAGGCGCTTTGAATGACGTTGTGCAGAAAGGTGCTGTCGCCGCCGCTGCCGAGGCTGAGGTTGATCGGATTGGCGCCGGCGTTGACGGCCTGATAAATCCCATAGGCGACATCAAACGTGGTCGTCATCACATTTTTTCCGTAAACATCGACGGGAAGAATCTGGACGGAACTGCTGCCGCTGAGCATTCCATCCAGGCTGCGCAGAATGGTTTCGGCCATCGACGTTCCGTGGGTCGGCAGCCCCGAGTTCGATTGCGATTCACCAGCAACGGCGATCGATGGGAGGAGAAAGGCATCGAGTCCGCCACCCAGCGACTGCACCTGCGTATCGATCAGGCCGACGATGAGACGGCCGGTGTCGCCGGGCACCCTCGGCTTTAATTGAATCGGAGGTGAGGAACTGGCCAGCACCTGTTCGGCGGGCGCGGGGCGTTCGATGGGATAGTTGTAATCCACCTGGGCGACGTCCGGATTGTTGGCGAGCGATTCGCGCGCGGCCTGGGCGGCGGCTTCGTTTTCAAACTGGAGACGGTACGCGTGAAGACCGTCGATGCGGCCGATGACTTTGGCACCGAGCAGACGGGCGAGGTCGTCGATGCTCATCTTCGAGCCGGGCTTCATCGCCACGATCAGTTCGTTGGGGATTGGTTTGGCAGAGCCGGACGCGGTAGTCTTGGCGGGGACACGGACGAGTTGCGTGGCTTCCTGCAACGAAGTGCTGAAGACAAACAGCCGCGGGCTGCCGTTGGTCTGGGGTAGCAGCGCAAAATTCAAATTGCCCAGCAGCGAGCGGAGCGCATCGCCTTGCTGGAGATTCTTGAATGTGACTGAAGAGGTATGGGTCGTCCCGGGTTCGACATAAACCTGCCAGCCGGTGGCGGTGGTGATTTTTTGCAACAACTTTTCCAGGTCCCACGATTGGATTTCCGCGTCCACACGGTTTTCTTTTCCCCGCCAAGTGAGGGAATCGGCGGCGTGGACGAGGGGAGCAGTGACGAGTATGAAACCAAGGCAGGCCGCAGTGAAACCCACGCGTTGGAGTTCACGCTTTAGCGTGCTCCGGCAGCCTAAAGGCTGAACTCGAACATCCCGGGAGGCCGCAATTTGGTTTTCGTGGCGTAGGTTCATCGTCAATTGTTCGACAGTCGCGAGGCGCAATGTACTCAAGGTGAAACGCGGACGCGATAGAAACGTTGCGGAGAATTGGGGTTGGTTTCGATCCATTGATAAGTGCCGACGTTGGTGGGCACGATTGTGTCGCGGAGTTGAAACGTGTTCGTGATGTTGTTGGCGCTCAAAACATCGTAAGAGTGACCAGCAATGGCAGGCCAGGAGAGCAGGAATGGCGAGGGTCCAGTGAGCTGAATCGGGAAAGACGAATCGCCGACGACGAGCCGGATGAACTTCGTCTCCGTGCGATATTGTTTTCCGTCGTTGGCGGTGACGAGCGCGTAAAACGGATGCAAGCCGAGATCG is a genomic window of Verrucomicrobiota bacterium containing:
- a CDS encoding S8 family serine peptidase — its product is MGFTAACLGFILVTAPLVHAADSLTWRGKENRVDAEIQSWDLEKLLQKITTATGWQVYVEPGTTHTSSVTFKNLQQGDALRSLLGNLNFALLPQTNGSPRLFVFSTSLQEATQLVRVPAKTTASGSAKPIPNELIVAMKPGSKMSIDDLARLLGAKVIGRIDGLHAYRLQFENEAAAQAARESLANNPDVAQVDYNYPIERPAPAEQVLASSSPPIQLKPRVPGDTGRLIVGLIDTQVQSLGGGLDAFLLPSIAVAGESQSNSGLPTHGTSMAETILRSLDGMLSGSSSVQILPVDVYGKNVMTTTFDVAYGIYQAVNAGANPINLSLGSGGDSTFLHNVIQSASQQGVLFFAAAGNSPVTTPTYPAAYPEVVAVTAGDRKGQIASYANRGSFVDIVAPGSSIVYFNGQAFYVSGTSAATAYATGMAAGRAEQTGQTLSKVEADMLKTLAVKPASSP